One genomic region from Vannielia litorea encodes:
- a CDS encoding helix-turn-helix domain-containing protein yields the protein MAKNVLTGSRIRARRADYGLKQSELAERVGISPSYLNLIEHNRRRIGGKLLVALARALETEPVALSEGAETALVDALREAAVEAPAGRAGPEKANALSAEELDRVEEFAGRFPGWAALLAETHARVREAERSVEALSDRLSHDPHLSASLHEMLSSVTAIRSTAAILADTPDLDRDWLNRFHRNINDDSARLAESAEGLVRYLDDGGSADAGAGTPQEEVEAWFGRSGFHVEALEAGGAAGGEGGPEKMVAEARSAGQLRGAAAREMATARLERYRADAEAMPLAAFAEAAHEAGYDPGTLAGRYGLPVEAVLRRLASLPREGLPGEIGLVSCDGSGTLTFRKPVQGFPMPRFGAACALWPLYAALTRPAMPVRAVVEMAGRSPRRFTAFAICRPVGALGFGAPQVFEAHMLLLDEGFGGAREAREVLELGTSCRICPREACPARREPSIIGRQG from the coding sequence TTGGCAAAGAACGTGCTTACCGGCAGCCGGATCCGCGCCCGGCGGGCCGACTACGGGCTGAAGCAGAGCGAGCTGGCCGAGCGGGTCGGGATCTCGCCCTCCTACCTCAACCTGATCGAGCACAACCGCCGCAGAATCGGCGGCAAACTCCTTGTGGCATTGGCCCGCGCACTCGAAACCGAACCGGTGGCGCTATCGGAAGGCGCCGAAACCGCGCTGGTGGATGCGCTGCGCGAGGCGGCGGTTGAGGCCCCTGCCGGGCGGGCCGGGCCGGAGAAGGCAAACGCGCTCTCGGCGGAGGAGCTGGACCGGGTGGAGGAGTTCGCAGGGCGCTTCCCCGGCTGGGCGGCGCTGCTGGCCGAAACCCATGCCCGCGTGCGCGAGGCGGAGCGCAGCGTGGAGGCGCTTTCGGACCGGCTCAGCCATGACCCGCACCTCAGCGCCAGCCTGCACGAGATGCTCTCTTCGGTCACCGCGATCCGCTCGACGGCGGCGATCCTTGCGGACACGCCCGACCTCGACCGCGATTGGCTGAACCGCTTTCACCGCAACATCAACGATGACAGCGCAAGGCTGGCCGAGAGCGCCGAAGGTCTGGTGCGCTACCTCGACGACGGCGGCAGCGCCGATGCAGGTGCGGGCACGCCGCAGGAGGAGGTGGAGGCCTGGTTCGGGCGCAGCGGCTTTCACGTGGAGGCGCTGGAAGCGGGCGGCGCCGCGGGCGGCGAGGGCGGACCGGAGAAGATGGTGGCCGAGGCGCGCAGCGCGGGGCAACTGCGCGGCGCGGCGGCGCGGGAGATGGCCACCGCCCGGCTGGAGCGCTACCGCGCCGATGCCGAGGCGATGCCGCTCGCCGCCTTTGCCGAGGCGGCCCATGAGGCGGGCTATGATCCGGGCACCCTTGCCGGGCGGTACGGCCTGCCGGTGGAGGCGGTGCTGCGCCGCCTCGCCAGCCTGCCGCGCGAGGGGTTGCCCGGCGAGATCGGGCTGGTCAGCTGCGATGGCTCGGGCACGCTGACCTTTCGCAAGCCGGTGCAGGGCTTTCCGATGCCGCGCTTCGGGGCGGCCTGCGCACTCTGGCCACTCTATGCCGCGCTGACCCGCCCGGCGATGCCGGTGCGCGCGGTGGTGGAGATGGCCGGGCGCAGCCCGCGCCGGTTTACCGCATTCGCGATCTGCCGCCCGGTGGGCGCGCTGGGCTTTGGCGCTCCGCAGGTCTTCGAGGCGCATATGCTGCTGCTGGACGAGGGCTTTGGCGGCGCGCGGGAGGCTCGCGAGGTACTCGAGCTGGGCACCAGTTGCCGGATCTGCCCGCGCGAGGCCTGCCCGGCCCGGCGGGAGCCGTCGATCATCGGGCGGCAGGGGTAG
- the lipB gene encoding lipoyl(octanoyl) transferase LipB — protein MVEWITSKGLTGYDAAVAEMETRVAAIRAGEASEAVWLVEHPPLYTAGTSADAGDLLAPNRFPVHATGRGGQYTYHGPGQRVAYVMLDLTERGRDVRAFVHQLEAWIIATLAEFGVTGERREGRVGIWIPRPEKPPLPDGSPREDKIAAIGIRLRRWVSFHGISINLEPDLEHFSGITPCGIQGHGVTSLVDLGLPVTMDDLDLALHRAFIATFG, from the coding sequence ATGGTGGAATGGATCACGTCAAAGGGCCTCACCGGCTACGACGCGGCGGTGGCCGAGATGGAAACGCGCGTCGCCGCGATCCGTGCAGGCGAGGCTTCCGAGGCCGTCTGGCTGGTGGAGCACCCACCGCTTTACACCGCCGGCACCTCTGCCGATGCGGGCGACCTGCTCGCCCCCAATCGCTTTCCGGTCCACGCCACCGGGCGCGGCGGGCAATACACCTATCACGGGCCGGGCCAGCGCGTGGCCTATGTCATGCTCGACCTCACCGAGCGCGGCCGCGACGTGCGCGCCTTCGTCCACCAGCTTGAGGCGTGGATCATCGCCACCCTCGCCGAGTTCGGCGTCACCGGCGAGCGGCGCGAGGGCCGCGTGGGCATCTGGATCCCGCGCCCCGAAAAGCCCCCCCTCCCCGACGGCTCCCCGCGCGAAGACAAGATCGCCGCCATCGGCATCCGCCTGCGCCGCTGGGTCAGCTTCCACGGCATCTCGATCAACCTCGAGCCCGATCTCGAACATTTCTCCGGCATCACGCCCTGCGGCATCCAAGGCCACGGCGTCACCAGCCTGGTCGATCTCGGCCTGCCGGTCACGATGGACGACCTCGACCTCGCGCTGCACCGCGCGTTCATCGCCACCTTCGGCTGA
- a CDS encoding peptidoglycan-binding domain-containing protein: MKFLKNRHIVAALTAASVAMPPAQASANDAAALIGGAIIGAAIANGSKNKRVVRRTTGGTKRYKSSANSAARQENRETQTALNYFGFDAGGADGVMGRRSRAAVTAFQAHLGYPPTGQLTVYERNFLMSAYHRAQAGGPAVAQLAASNPLGMRGVLLTWRDEAGAGMPGVQSAAVSQWGLPPVVAQSVHEIARSSDPTADQLVQRSGFIQLADMNGDGRTDYILDTSVSGSAFWCSAQACAVRVFASTPQGYERNDFQAYNVTPAMFSCQHGVCSKSGEAGTQMAAAPATTAPALPQTQTASAQVSLQAATPVAPAQPVVQGGAPVEAAAATGGAAMPDFFAAAPIAASLESHCNEVGLQTSTNGGYITAATLVDADQALGQQLCLARTYAIAQGEELVAKLPAAAQSSVGEQCEGFGALLKPHVAAASVKSADAVLSDVGAFVLQSGLPPAQMEKTSVVCLGVGYKMDDLDTALGSALVLVALGKQPYAELVGHHLSQGYGTPDRDDLAGVWYTRAIDALEGGTAAVFNPGQPGRTELLRKAVMLKGGQGAAQPEESVTVVPIFNIAD, encoded by the coding sequence ATGAAATTTTTGAAGAACCGGCACATTGTGGCCGCATTAACTGCTGCGTCGGTCGCCATGCCGCCAGCGCAAGCCTCCGCAAATGACGCAGCGGCCCTCATCGGTGGGGCCATCATTGGTGCCGCCATCGCCAATGGCTCGAAAAACAAGCGCGTGGTGCGCCGGACGACCGGCGGGACCAAGCGCTACAAGAGCAGCGCGAATTCGGCGGCCCGTCAGGAAAACCGCGAAACGCAGACGGCGCTCAACTATTTCGGCTTCGATGCCGGGGGCGCCGACGGTGTGATGGGGCGGCGCTCGCGCGCGGCGGTCACGGCGTTTCAGGCGCATCTGGGCTACCCGCCGACCGGGCAGCTCACGGTCTATGAGCGCAACTTCCTGATGTCGGCCTACCACCGCGCGCAGGCGGGCGGCCCCGCCGTGGCGCAATTGGCGGCCTCCAACCCGCTGGGCATGCGCGGCGTGCTGCTCACGTGGCGCGACGAGGCCGGGGCCGGGATGCCGGGCGTTCAGAGCGCCGCGGTCTCGCAATGGGGTCTGCCGCCGGTGGTGGCGCAATCGGTGCATGAGATCGCCCGCAGCTCCGACCCGACCGCCGACCAGCTGGTGCAGCGCTCGGGCTTCATCCAGCTGGCCGACATGAACGGCGATGGCCGGACGGACTATATTCTGGATACCTCGGTTTCGGGCTCTGCCTTCTGGTGCAGCGCACAGGCCTGCGCGGTGCGGGTGTTTGCCTCGACGCCTCAGGGCTACGAGCGCAATGACTTTCAGGCCTACAACGTGACGCCAGCGATGTTCAGCTGTCAGCATGGCGTGTGCTCGAAGTCTGGTGAGGCCGGCACCCAGATGGCGGCGGCTCCGGCAACGACCGCCCCGGCGCTCCCGCAGACCCAGACCGCCTCGGCGCAGGTCTCGCTTCAGGCGGCCACACCGGTTGCCCCGGCCCAGCCGGTGGTGCAGGGCGGCGCGCCGGTTGAAGCTGCCGCCGCGACGGGCGGTGCAGCCATGCCGGACTTCTTTGCCGCCGCGCCGATAGCTGCCTCGCTGGAATCGCACTGCAACGAGGTTGGTCTGCAAACCTCCACCAATGGCGGCTACATCACCGCCGCGACGCTGGTTGACGCCGATCAGGCGCTGGGCCAGCAGCTTTGCCTCGCCCGGACCTATGCGATCGCGCAGGGCGAGGAACTGGTGGCCAAGCTCCCGGCTGCCGCGCAATCCAGCGTTGGCGAGCAGTGCGAGGGCTTTGGTGCCCTGCTGAAACCGCATGTTGCGGCGGCCTCGGTCAAATCGGCAGATGCGGTGCTCTCCGATGTTGGGGCCTTCGTGCTGCAGAGCGGCCTACCGCCCGCGCAGATGGAAAAGACATCGGTGGTTTGCCTCGGCGTCGGCTACAAGATGGATGATCTCGACACCGCTCTTGGCTCCGCGCTGGTGCTGGTTGCGCTCGGCAAACAGCCCTACGCCGAGCTGGTCGGCCACCATCTGAGTCAGGGCTACGGCACGCCCGACCGCGATGATCTGGCCGGTGTGTGGTACACCCGCGCCATCGATGCGCTCGAGGGCGGAACGGCGGCGGTGTTCAACCCCGGTCAGCCCGGACGCACCGAGTTGCTGCGCAAGGCGGTGATGCTGAAAGGCGGGCAGGGCGCGGCCCAGCCCGAGGAGTCGGTGACGGTGGTTCCGATCTTCAATATCGCAGACTGA
- a CDS encoding efflux RND transporter periplasmic adaptor subunit, giving the protein MTSTPYRKPFFVSYLSRALPLVALLLALPVHAQEAEVPAVVPKPVKLMTLSSEPVTLQRQFFGQVTARQTVDLAFQVGGQLEVLNADEGTSMEVGALIAQLDLAVYERAVAQAKANFDKAQRDADRLASLRGQAVSDVSVRDAQTQLQLAQIALDNAQADLGDASLRAPFDALVARRLVPNYQTVSAGTPVVRLHDVSELRVDIQVPEVLFRQAGAGDNVAFEAALPGDATRYPMELREFEAETSNVGQTFNITMAFTESPGAFVFPGASVTVYASAEGKVPDGIILPETALVFDPAGAAAVMVFAEGTVRQTPVEIELHEDGRLYMTEGPEEGTQIVVTGASQLSDGQPVRPFTRIGE; this is encoded by the coding sequence TTGACGTCAACTCCGTATCGGAAGCCCTTCTTCGTGTCCTATCTCTCCCGCGCTCTGCCCCTCGTGGCGCTGCTCCTCGCCCTTCCCGTTCATGCCCAGGAGGCCGAAGTGCCTGCCGTGGTGCCCAAGCCGGTGAAGCTGATGACCCTCTCCTCGGAGCCGGTTACGCTGCAGCGGCAGTTCTTTGGTCAGGTCACGGCGCGGCAGACAGTGGATCTGGCGTTTCAAGTCGGCGGGCAGCTTGAGGTGCTCAATGCTGACGAAGGCACCAGCATGGAGGTGGGGGCGCTGATCGCGCAGCTCGATCTGGCGGTCTACGAGCGGGCGGTGGCGCAGGCGAAGGCGAATTTCGACAAAGCGCAGCGCGATGCGGACCGGCTCGCCAGCCTGCGCGGGCAGGCGGTGTCTGACGTGTCGGTGCGCGATGCCCAGACCCAGCTGCAACTGGCGCAGATCGCGCTGGACAATGCGCAGGCCGATCTGGGCGACGCCTCGCTGCGGGCGCCTTTCGATGCGCTGGTCGCGCGGCGGCTGGTGCCAAATTACCAGACCGTTTCTGCCGGCACGCCCGTGGTGCGGTTGCATGACGTGTCGGAGCTGCGAGTCGACATTCAGGTGCCCGAGGTGCTGTTCCGGCAGGCGGGCGCGGGCGACAACGTGGCCTTTGAGGCCGCGCTGCCCGGCGATGCCACCCGCTACCCGATGGAGCTGCGCGAGTTCGAGGCCGAAACCTCGAATGTGGGCCAGACCTTTAACATCACGATGGCCTTCACCGAGAGCCCCGGCGCCTTCGTCTTTCCCGGCGCTTCGGTGACGGTTTATGCCTCGGCGGAGGGCAAGGTGCCCGATGGTATCATCCTGCCCGAGACGGCACTGGTGTTCGACCCGGCGGGCGCGGCGGCGGTGATGGTTTTTGCCGAGGGCACGGTGCGCCAGACCCCGGTGGAGATCGAGCTGCACGAGGACGGGCGGCTCTACATGACGGAGGGGCCGGAGGAGGGCACCCAGATCGTGGTGACCGGGGCCTCGCAGCTCAGCGACGGCCAGCCGGTGCGCCCCTTCACCCGTATCGGGGAGTAG
- a CDS encoding PhoX family protein, translated as MTDQKHNLSFDDWDEVNFPRPEENDFDRVVERAVSRRGFLGSVLAFGSGAAVMGTGLLKGTTALAEGHGMAKSRFPFTPIDIATDHEVHVPEGYTAKVLVRWGDPLFSDAEGYDVNAGGGAVAGSDRVFGENTDGMELFSFDGHEIIAVNSEYTNNDENLPAEQEGTPANADDVLKLQNLQGVTVMEVAPGDDGYAVVVDSPFNRRITHNTPMTIAGPAAGHDLMKTEADPTGTTSLGTMNNCGSGRTPWGTYLTCEENFNGYFGSIDADAARPDGYDRYGIGADGWGYDYHKHDARFDYSQNPNEPHRVGWIVEIDPTDPESTPIKHTGLGRIKHENAACAVAPDGRIVVYMGDDERGEYMYKFVSNGTWAPGASTEGLLDDGTLYAAKFNDDGTGEWLALTPESTGMASLAEVLIFARMGASAVGATTMDRPEWIAVNPHAVEAYCCLTNNKNRGADGKNAGGDATPANGPNPRETNNFGQIVRWRPSEDDHAADSFEWDLYVMAGNPEVYPNNAYGGSDNVTPGNMFNSPDGMAFDSNGLLWIQTDGDYSNEGEFEGHGNNQMLVGDPVTGEIARFLTGPNGSEVTGVCWSADRRTMFVGIQHPGGSWPTGEGLPRSAVIQVTRDDGALIG; from the coding sequence ATGACAGACCAAAAGCACAACCTCTCCTTCGACGACTGGGATGAGGTCAACTTCCCCCGCCCCGAAGAAAACGACTTTGACCGTGTGGTGGAGCGCGCCGTCTCCCGCCGCGGCTTCCTCGGCTCGGTCCTCGCCTTCGGCTCCGGCGCTGCTGTGATGGGCACCGGCCTGCTGAAAGGCACCACCGCGCTGGCAGAGGGCCACGGCATGGCCAAGTCGCGCTTCCCCTTCACACCCATCGACATTGCCACCGACCACGAGGTGCACGTGCCAGAGGGCTACACCGCCAAGGTGCTCGTGCGCTGGGGCGATCCGCTCTTCTCCGATGCCGAGGGCTATGATGTGAACGCCGGTGGCGGTGCCGTCGCGGGCTCCGACCGCGTGTTCGGCGAAAACACCGACGGCATGGAGCTGTTCTCCTTCGACGGCCACGAGATCATCGCGGTGAACTCCGAGTACACCAACAACGATGAGAACCTGCCCGCCGAGCAGGAAGGCACCCCGGCCAATGCCGATGACGTGCTGAAGCTGCAAAACCTCCAAGGCGTGACGGTGATGGAAGTGGCCCCGGGCGACGATGGCTATGCCGTCGTGGTCGACAGCCCGTTCAACCGCCGCATCACCCACAACACCCCGATGACCATCGCCGGCCCCGCCGCGGGCCATGATCTGATGAAAACCGAGGCCGACCCGACCGGCACCACCTCGCTCGGCACCATGAACAACTGCGGTTCGGGCCGCACGCCGTGGGGCACCTACCTGACCTGCGAAGAAAACTTCAACGGCTACTTCGGCTCCATCGATGCCGACGCGGCACGCCCCGATGGCTACGACCGTTACGGCATCGGCGCCGATGGCTGGGGTTACGACTACCACAAGCACGATGCGCGCTTTGACTACTCCCAAAACCCCAACGAGCCGCACCGCGTGGGCTGGATCGTCGAGATCGACCCGACCGATCCCGAGAGCACGCCGATCAAACACACCGGCCTTGGCCGCATCAAGCACGAGAACGCGGCCTGCGCCGTGGCCCCCGATGGCCGCATCGTGGTCTACATGGGCGACGACGAGCGTGGCGAGTACATGTACAAGTTCGTCTCGAACGGCACCTGGGCACCCGGCGCCTCCACCGAGGGTCTGCTGGACGATGGCACGCTCTACGCCGCCAAGTTCAACGACGATGGCACCGGCGAGTGGCTGGCGCTGACGCCCGAGAGCACCGGCATGGCCTCCCTGGCCGAAGTGCTGATCTTCGCCCGCATGGGCGCCTCCGCCGTGGGTGCCACCACGATGGACCGCCCCGAGTGGATCGCCGTGAACCCCCACGCGGTCGAGGCCTACTGCTGCCTGACCAACAACAAGAACCGCGGCGCCGATGGCAAGAACGCCGGTGGCGACGCAACCCCGGCCAACGGCCCCAACCCGCGTGAGACCAACAACTTCGGTCAGATCGTGCGCTGGCGTCCTTCCGAGGATGACCACGCCGCCGACAGCTTCGAGTGGGATCTCTACGTCATGGCCGGCAACCCCGAGGTCTACCCGAACAACGCGTACGGCGGGTCCGACAACGTCACGCCGGGCAACATGTTCAACTCGCCCGACGGCATGGCGTTTGACAGCAACGGCCTGCTCTGGATCCAGACCGATGGCGATTACAGCAACGAAGGCGAGTTCGAGGGCCACGGCAACAACCAGATGCTGGTGGGCGACCCGGTGACCGGCGAGATCGCCCGCTTCCTCACCGGCCCCAACGGCTCCGAGGTCACCGGCGTCTGCTGGTCGGCGGACCGCCGCACCATGTTCGTCGGCATCCAGCATCCCGGCGGCTCCTGGCCCACGGGCGAGGGCCTGCCCCGCTCCGCGGTGATCCAGGTCACCCGGGACGACGGCGCGCTGATCGGCTGA
- a CDS encoding substrate-binding protein: MSTSKFTRRGVLKTGAVAGAGLALPTIFTSRANAYVNEPTGDTVTLGFNVPQSGPYADEGADELRAFELAVEHLNGEGDGGMMNTFSMKNLKGNGILGKKVAFVTGDTQTKSDAARASAKSMIEKDGAVMISGGSSSGVAVAVQGLCQEAGVIFMAGLTHSNDTTGKDKKANGFRHFFDAYMSGAALAPVLANEYGKERRAYHLTADYTWGWTQQESIQASTEALGWETVENVLTPLAATDFSSYIAPVLNSGADVLVLNHYGGNMVNSLTNAVQFGLRDKQVNGKNFEIVVPLYSELMAKGAGENIKGILGSCNWQWSLQDEGTKAFVKSFGTKYGFPPSQAAHTCYVQTLLYADAVERAGTFEPCAVVAALEGDGSSLDGIDSASNSGLVFDGLGNGKTLYRAADHQCFKDVLVTKGKENPTSEFDLLEVVEVTPVDQVWYEPDHPMFAGGDLGTCNNGV, translated from the coding sequence ATGTCGACATCCAAGTTCACACGCCGTGGCGTGCTGAAAACCGGCGCCGTTGCCGGTGCGGGCCTCGCCCTGCCCACCATCTTCACCAGCCGTGCCAACGCCTACGTCAACGAGCCCACCGGCGATACCGTGACGCTGGGCTTCAACGTGCCCCAGTCCGGCCCCTACGCCGACGAGGGTGCCGACGAGCTGCGCGCCTTCGAACTCGCCGTCGAGCACCTGAACGGTGAAGGCGACGGTGGCATGATGAACACCTTCTCGATGAAGAACCTGAAGGGCAACGGCATCCTCGGCAAGAAGGTGGCCTTCGTCACCGGCGACACCCAGACCAAGTCTGACGCTGCCCGCGCCTCCGCCAAGTCCATGATCGAGAAGGACGGCGCGGTGATGATCTCCGGCGGCTCCTCCTCGGGCGTGGCCGTGGCCGTTCAGGGCCTCTGCCAGGAAGCCGGCGTCATCTTCATGGCCGGCCTCACCCACTCCAACGACACCACCGGCAAGGACAAGAAGGCCAACGGCTTCCGCCACTTCTTCGATGCCTACATGTCGGGCGCCGCGCTGGCACCGGTGCTGGCCAACGAGTATGGCAAGGAGCGCCGCGCCTATCACCTGACCGCCGACTACACCTGGGGCTGGACCCAGCAGGAGTCGATCCAGGCCTCCACCGAGGCCCTGGGCTGGGAGACCGTCGAGAACGTACTGACGCCGCTGGCGGCAACCGACTTCTCCTCCTACATCGCCCCCGTGCTGAACTCCGGCGCCGATGTGCTGGTGCTCAACCACTACGGCGGCAACATGGTCAACTCGCTGACCAACGCCGTCCAGTTCGGCCTGCGCGACAAGCAGGTGAACGGCAAGAACTTCGAGATCGTCGTGCCGCTCTACTCCGAGCTGATGGCCAAGGGCGCCGGTGAGAACATCAAGGGCATCCTCGGTTCGTGCAACTGGCAGTGGTCGCTGCAGGACGAGGGCACGAAGGCCTTCGTGAAGTCCTTCGGCACCAAGTACGGCTTCCCGCCGAGCCAGGCTGCGCACACCTGCTACGTGCAGACCCTGCTCTATGCAGACGCCGTCGAGCGCGCCGGCACCTTCGAGCCCTGCGCCGTGGTGGCTGCCCTCGAGGGCGACGGCTCCTCGCTGGACGGCATCGACAGCGCCTCCAACTCGGGCCTCGTGTTCGACGGCCTCGGCAACGGCAAAACGCTGTACCGCGCCGCCGACCACCAGTGCTTCAAGGACGTGCTGGTCACCAAGGGCAAAGAGAACCCGACGTCCGAGTTCGACTTGCTCGAAGTGGTCGAAGTCACGCCCGTGGATCAGGTCTGGTACGAGCCGGATCACCCGATGTTCGCCGGCGGCGACCTCGGCACCTGCAACAACGGCGTCTGA